From Ipomoea triloba cultivar NCNSP0323 chromosome 5, ASM357664v1, the proteins below share one genomic window:
- the LOC116021080 gene encoding two-component response regulator ARR17-like encodes MACPSSMAIGENGEDEVIHVLAVDDDPVNLIILDKLLKSSYCKVTTAENGLRALEYLGLLAGDDQNNSPNTNVPKVNLIITDYSMPEMNGYELLKKVKESAMLKDVPVVVMSSENVPSIINQCLEGGALMFMPKPLNRSDVKHLISQLR; translated from the exons atggctTGCCCTTCATCAATGGCAATAGGGGAAAATGGGGAAGATGAAGTCATCCATGTGTTGGCTGTTGATGACGATCCAGTTAACCTTATCATCCTTGACAAATTGCTCAAGTCTTCTTATTGCAAAG TAACAACTGCAGAGAATGGATTGAGAGCCTTGGAGTACCTGGGGTTATTAGCAGGAGATGACCAAAACAACTCTCCAAACACCAAC GTCccaaaggtgaatttgataataACAGATTACTCCATGCCTGAAATGAATGGCTATGAGCTTCTTAAGAAAGTCAAG GAATCAGCAATGCTTAAGGATGTCCCAGTTGTGGTAATGTCATCAGAGAATGTTCCAAGTATTATCAACCA ATGCTTGGAAGGAGGAGCTCTTATGTTCATGCCAAAGCCTCTCAATCGCTCTGATGTGAAGCACTTAATATCTCAGTTGCGTTAA
- the LOC116019609 gene encoding two-component response regulator ARR17-like → MECPSSMVTVGNGEEDAVMHVLAVDDSVVDRTIVEKLFKSSSCKVTTAENGVRALEYLGLLPGDDQHNSPNTNVPKVNLIITDYSMPEMNGYEFLKKVKGSAMFKDVPVVVMSSENTPSQINQCIEAGAKMYILKPLKQADVNQLKSQLMQS, encoded by the exons ATGGAGTGTCCTTCATCAATGGTGACGGTGggaaatggagaagaagatGCAGTCATGCATGTGCTGGCGGTTGACGACAGTGTGGTTGACCGTACCATCGTTGAGAAATTGTTCAAGTCCTCTTCTTGCAAAG TAACAACTGCAGAAAATGGAGTGAGAGCCTTGGAGTACTTGGGGTTATTACCAGGAGATGATCAGCACAACTCTCCAAACACCAAC GTCccaaaggtgaatttgataataACAGATTACTCCATGCCTGAAATGAATGGCTATGAGTTTCTTAAGAAAGTCAAG GGCTCAGCCATGTTTAAGGATGTTCCAGTTGTGGTAATGTCATCCGAAAACACTCCAAGTCAGATCAACCA ATGCATAGAGGCAGGAGCTAAGATGTACATCCTGAAGCCTCTCAAGCAAGCTGATGTGAACCAACTGAAATCTCAGTTAATGCAATCCTGA